GAGAGATACAGAAATGCACGCAATAGTAAACTTTGAGAGCAGAGGTACTGCCATTCTTAGTGAACGCGAGCTTGCCGCACGCCCGCGTTTTACAGATAATCAAGGATGTTAGCAGCCATTCAAGtgcagagaaaagaataaagacCAGTGAAGTAAAAAGTCACTATTTTGCAAAAGTAATggcaaaagagaaagcaatggTTTAACACggttttttaaggtttttttaatccgACAAGATCAGTTTAAACTCACTTGAACTGCTGCCATTAGTACTGGAACTgcagaagggcaacaaagccAATTTTTGCCTGATGTTTGGGGCATTGCTGTTACCGACCTGAATTTTAAGTCCCTGCAGACAAATTCTGGGAATACTGATGTTAAACAGCCAGGCTCAGGCACTACGCAGACGATCAAGGGGATTTTAAGAAAaggctcttttaaaaaagttgcaTTTGAATATAAAGTAACAAAAATTGGCAAAACTAGCTGAACGCTCCGTACAGATTTTCCAGTCTCCCCGTGGGACGCTGCAGAATTACCAGCCCTTCAGAATGAGACATTCTTCATTCAGGTCTGGTAATTTCAGCCCTGTCACTGCTTGGCCCAAGCCCTCCTCCGTCACTTCAAGGCAGAACGGTGGTAGGTCTCGTCCCTACACTGATGGGGGGGAGTTACCTGGGGCCAGAGCCCCCACCGAACCAGGCGAGAGCAACTCCAAAACCGCGGGAAGGAATCCCTGCCTGCTCGCAGCGCCAGGAACAAGACACACTCCGGCGCAGGTGAGTGGCCCTGCCCCATGCAGAGCCCCCGTTCCCAGAGCGGGTCCACCCACCGCAGGCGCCCAGGCTGAGGGCTACGCCACGTCCCAGCGCCGGCCCCCGTGCCAGCACAGCAAGGGACTGATGTACAAGTCACCTGTGCGCTGTGAACGGCGCTTGCTGCGTACCCTCTGCCAGCGCGGCCGCCCGGCACCGTGACCCCCCCCGGCAGCCAAAGAAACCTGTGCCGCAATGGAGCCTTTCAACCAGCcgggctgcagcctggggatGCGGCCATAACCTGTGGCATCGCGGCTGAAGAAGTGACTGAAACGCTCCAGGTCCACTACTCACTAGCCAGGGGACGTCGGCATCGCTGGGAACTTGGGTGTCACGTCGTGACGGACGGGGATCGAGGAGGAAAGCTCGCCCGGATAGCTCTGCTGtctgaagggaaggagaggctgagatgccacaggcagcagcagtggcgAGAGGGAATGGGACTAGAAACACATTGGTTTCAATAAACTATTCAATAaaggaaaggaatttaaaaaatatatctctATATACTTTATATCATATAAATTATGCTCGTCTTTTTTGTAACATTCCACTATATTCTACCCGTGAAGCTCCGAGTGCCTCAGTGTGAACGAGGTAACGATTCGGTGTTTTGTTTCACTTCATTCGTGTACGAGGGACAAACCTACTTCAGttcattttaatacagtgtAAGTAAATGAATCGCCAGATGTACTTGGTAGAGCTCTGGTctaaaaaaggcatttttgtgaGCAATACAGAATTGGGATTGCTGCCTGGAAGTTTAAGTGACTGGATTTCCTTCAGGAAAGAGGCTTGCTGTGCACGCATGGTACCGACCATCCCAATAACTTTTGGGAATTTGGAGCATCACCACAATGAGCTTGGGAAAACTGGAGTCACCGCAGGTCACCAAGAGTTTCTGCTAGCTCTGTTCTTCAGTCCTGCAATTAGATCCACATCAGCAAACCCTCAGAGTCTGTGTGGCTGCCCTCTGCACGGACAATAATCTGCTTTTACAGTTCTGATCACAGATCTGGGTACCAGGCCGGATTAATGCAAAACAAActgtaaattatttcacttaAATGTCCACCTTCAGTAACTAACTGGTCCAGAAAATTGGTAAACAGACATTATATAATTAGTTCAGCCCAGTCTAGGCAGGCAGTGGTTCCAAGCCGTTAATATCTGACAGGCATTTAAGAGACCTACACGACATTGCAGCTCTCGATCTGTCCAAAGCCAACATTAACCAGCCCTCACTGACAAGCTCACAGAAGAGGTCAGACACTGAAAAGACCCCGGAGCTCACGTCCCCTCGCACTGAAGGCGCGGGTGAGCtgtgctgccagggcagagcaggggatgggcaGTGCTCTCCCTGCTTCTGCCGGCTGTGCGTCAGGGACCGAGCTCTCTGGGCTCGTCCAGTTGGTGTTTTCCATGAAACCCAGAGGCAAATGGCACTTGCAGTCGCTGCTGCACAGGCACAGCATCAGCCATGATTACCTGTTTGCAAAGACCCAAGATGTTAAGTGGCAGTGCTCCCTCTCCTTTGGCCCTTCTCCCCTAGGTTACCTGTCCCAAACCCACAGAGAAGGGACCCCAGCCAGAGAACGATAGCTACTGCACATACCCCACTCTGAGACAAGACTATTTCTGGCCGCTGCATCCTCAATTCCCTTAACTGATTTCTTAAGTGTTCCCAGTTTGGTCCTTACTTCCCCAGTGATTACTCAATGCCATTACTTCTGATCTCACTCAAATGAGAACAGTTGTTTCCTGCCCTCTGCCATATCTCTATGTATCTATAAACCACCAAGTGTTCCCTATACATTTGTCTTAGCTTCTTTCACAACACTCAAGTTCAAGTATCCGTTGCTCTTTCTAAACAGAGCTGAACCCTACAGCAGGGGCTGCAATTcatttttcaacaaaatgaAAGCCTTCATAGCTGGCTCACAAACGCTACATGGAATCCAAACCTGTAAGTTCAAATCAATTGCAATCATCACCATCAAGATCTTTTggactgagaaaagaaaaaaaaccaagctacAGTCATTATCTGGTTTTAATATCAGATGGCAAGAGCCTGGGGAAAAACCAACGTGCTTTATAAAGGTGCTCAAGATAAACAGCTATTTCTTTGACCTTTCTCACGAAACCACGCTTTATCAAAGTGCTTAGCAGAGTTTAGTTGTTTCTCCAACCTCTTAGAGAACTGTATTTTCTACACAACCTTTACAGTTCCAGACAAGGATTTCTGAAAAATCCTTCCACCTACTACCTGCGGAGGTAGCAGCAGACAAATGTTACATCAGtgtaacaaagaaagaaaaaccaaacagaaacacaaacgTTGTTGACCATCTAAGCATTTGTAAGCCACATAGCTGCCCTTCTCTCATCTGCCCATTCTCCTTATGTCAGCTGcaacttcttaatttttctgatCTTCATCAGAACATTAAGTcgatggactttttttttttttttttgaaggaggtGGAGTGGGGCACGTCTCAGTTTCACTCGGGCCAGAACAGGCAAATTCATCAGATCCTCGAGCAGCGAGGATCTGCTCGGTTGACCACCCTGTCTGCTCttcacgcacacacacactttttcctTGGTGTGTTGTCACAGGCTGCACGTTCTGCCAAGCCTCCCCCCAGGCTGAGGTTAGCCACCCGAGCTGCAACGGGATCAGCAGCAAGTACCAATTATATAAGGGGACGGGGCACGTAACAGATGCCTTGTTTTATTCTGGCTGGCAACTCAGTTCACATTAGAACAAAGACAACGCTAGCTCCTTAATTTGTCACTGGCGAGTTGAGTATTTGGCAGGTCACACCATGAAGTTCAGTATTCACGTACAAGGGCAGGTTTGCTCTAAAGAACTATCCCTTCATGTGGAGCAGTTCAGCATCTCCCCCTTCCACCAGCACCAGGTGATACAATTCCATTTTTGCCCCAGCTGGGTATATTTGGCTTGAAGGGAAACCCCATCCCTTCTCATTAGCTGTTAGTGGTACAGTCTGTCACCtcattcctcctctccccccaccctctcTGCCTAGTCTCCCACTGGCTCAGTCCATCCTTGATCTGGAGGTGAGACGCAAGCCAGGTCCTTCTCCCCCAACCTCATACGCTGCTGTCCTCGAGCAGGGGCTCCTTCCCGTCCGACCCTCCAGCCTGCGGGCTGTGGGTGTGGGTCTGGGCTCCGTTACTGTGCTTCTTGTGGCCGCCCGATCTCAGCGCGAGGTTGTGCTCTGGGATGAACAAGGCCACCAGGAGCGACAGCAGGACAGAACAAGCCCCAAACAGGAACGGAGGCCCTGGGATAATGCTGCTCTGTAGGGCGAAACAGAAGAACAATTAATGCTCAAGTGCAAGGGCGGCGGCAGCCCAGAAAACGGAGTGGTAAAGCTGAACAGCTTACCTCATCTGTAGGGTTGGCCATGTTGGGTTTGGAGGCCTTACCCAGCGTTTCCACCTCAGCCATTTCATTCAACTCCACGTGGAAGAGATAGAAGACAAAGCCATAGAGCGCCGGCCCCAGGCCGTTACACAGACCCCGAATCCCAGTGATCATCCCCTGCACCACACCTGGCGACAGAGCGAGGAAAGGAAGACAGGCTCACAGCTTCGGAAGAAACTTGCGTTATTCAAGGATGCTTACGTCTAAAGACAGGATGAATCATTCAGATCTGGACTGACACGCACTCTGCAGACAACGTGGCTAGCTGATGATCAGCTTCACTCAGTATCAGGTTTTACAAAGGTCAGTAATGCCGGGCTTGCTACTTTGGCGAATAAAATGAGCACATTGAGCAACAATTTCCAACTGAACTGGGATTTAAGGCAGCCAAGTCCGAGGACTCAGGGTCCAACCATGAAGCAGGCAAACCGTTAAGCAGCAGTCTCCTTTCTACCTCAGACAGCCAACACTGAACACCTATGTGCACAACTCCAGAATTCTCTCCCAAAACACCAGCTTTGGTCAAAGACAAGCGTGTCAATACTACTAAAGCGACAGATgctcctgcccacccctccACCACCAATGCTGAGAATTCAAATGTGCTGGGACAAACTCGCCCCTTGGACAAACCTCCCAGTGACTCACCCTGTTGGTCAGGGTCTGCGTTCCTGGACACCATGGCACTGATGGCTGGGAAGGTGATGCTAGACATGGcagccacagctcctgctgcccacaTCATCCTTGGGGGAAAGAGGCAGCAGTTAGGAGGCAGGTTGCTGAGGAACGTCGCAGACTAGCACTGTGGCAGGGCAGGATCTCCctctgcaggggacaggcagctgCCGCAGAGCCACCGCGGAGGGAGAAACCTGCTGACGGCACGAGACAAATGTGGGCAAACTCTTACCAAGGCTGTGATCCGAAGCCGTACCAGGCAAGCTGCAGGATCTGGAAGCCCAGTCCCAACAGgatggtatttttatttcctatcgAACGCATGAGAATTCCCAACACTActgtctggaaagaaaaacaggcgCTTTCAAAGAAAGGCGACAGCACTGGAAGACAAGAGGACAGGAATCTGGGGGAACCCATGCTGCTGTGAGACTGGCAATCATGCACGTGCACTCCTCTGCTCTCGTAACATTGTGTTAGAAACCAGCAGATCCCCGTCCATGGCAATCAGAGCACGATCTGTGGAGTTTCACAGAGCAGCATGGGGCCACCTCACAGTTACCACAGTTTGTTACTCAACAAACAACAGCTACATTCAAAAGGTAAGAAAGAGGGACCGCAGGTAGCCATGCACGGGCCCAGCGATCTCTGTGTGGCCACAGGGACTCTGACAACTCACCAGCCCCAATTATCAGAAATTCTGGACATTCTTATAACCAGACTGCTGGAGCCAAGCCAGAAATTGCTTCTCACCTGAGCCAGTATAGAAAGAATTCCAACTACACCAATAAAGGCTGCCACCGTCTCCGAGGAAAAACCAATGACCTGTGAAAACACCAAAGAGGGATTTTTCAGGCAAGAGATTTGTAGCACACGAGAAAAGCCACTCCATCAGTATCACAAATGTTTACTGACATTGCTTCTCAGgtacttaaaaattaatcaacCGCACCTTCCActacctccctgctgctgcaggaataaaatggaagattttcGTCTGGCTGAAGCAACAGCTTTAAATCACTGGGTTCACCTCAAATGCCTGGAAGTGGCATGGGCAGGATGGACAGGCAGACCATCAGCAGGAAGCTAAGCACAGGTCCTGGCAATGCCTACAGAGTGGTCACCAGGCTCCCACATTTTTTAGGAAAGCTGGAACAAATGACTATTTCTTACAGCTTCAACTTCACTAAGCTATTGGCCAAGATTAGCTTCCTCAGGACATGCAACTAAGATAATATTTGCAGGCTGGGATTTCCTGCATTCGGAGCCTTCCCCCATCGCAAGAGACTGACCTGTCGCAGGTACAGGAAAAAGCTGGAGTACTGGCCAGCTTCAGGAAGGTAGGAGAGAAAAACGGTGATACAGATGAGCAGCACTGTAGAATCCTGACCCACTTTCCGCAAGGACTGTTGGGAAGCAAGGTGGggaatgaaaattttttttaaaaaaaggagttaaTATCATTAAATATTCTCCAGGTACAGAGGCGGCAAAAACAAGTGCTTAAGTCACCATCTTCTACCTAAGAAGCGACTGCTTGAATGAAACCAGCGTTTCAGAGGAAGATGTGAACACTGCCGCAACACACCAGACCAGGTGCACAATTGCATCAACTCACACCCTTGAATGAGGAACTTTTACCTTTCAGTTTCTCCGATTTACAGTCAAGTGCTTGTCATCAGaattgttttttcctcagacAGCCAAAATAACCTTCCTAGCAAGCAAAGGTGAGGTGAAACTGTGCAAAGCTCATCATCATGAGCAAAGGTCCTGAGAAGCCAGGAACACAAAAACTTCTCCTGACGCAGTACTATTGCTAAGTAATGGAATTTACAGTCAAACAACCAGCACATTTCCACCAAGAGATGCTCTCGCTTCAGGACATCTGGAGCTGCTTTTAGATGGTTTGTAGCTCTATGACATCGGTTAGAAGTTGCCAGACAGCTTTAGGTATGTGCAGTCTGCCGTCAGTTGAACACTATACCTTCGATGGGGTTAATCTAAGCCTCGCATCCTCCACTTTTTGAGGAACGCATCTTCCTTTTGAGAGAAATTAGCAGAACTAAAGCAAATATAAGCTTTACCAGCCTgtggaaaaacagcagcaagatTACTTACAGCGAATGGGTCTGCTTGTTCCCAAGAGATTGGAGCTCCCCAAGAGACCGGGCGCATCTCTTCTGGCAGAGACTCTGGCACAGCTAGCAGGATGAAACCAATATCCAGTAAAGCAACACCTGAAGCTAGCACAACCACCAACGTATCGCCGTAGGCTTGGGAAAGGTATGCACCAATTGCGGGGCTTGTGACCAGACTAGCAGCAAACGTGGCTGACACCTGGAAGCATAAAACATTAATACAGCCTCTTCCTCCTAGAGCCTATTGCTCCTCCAGAGCAACCCAAGGCACTAGTTTTACCATCTTTGACGAGATAATCCAGGCAAACAGAGACTCCCGTAGACAGAAAGATGACATGTTCTCTTGGTGCAATCTAGACTAAGTTCTAGCAAAGGGAAATTAAAGCTATCCTAACAATTCACATACGATACTTTCAGTAACCCTATAGAACGGGCATGACCACAGGCTACTTGTACGCATGCCAGCATCACAGCCTGCCCCCTTCCTGGTGCAAAGCAGCTCGCAGACCAGGCTGGTTTAAAGGTTAAGCAACAATACAGCCGGTATTCAGATCACATAGAAATTAACCCTCTCCCTCGGTGCTAAATCACACAGAACAGAAGAGCAGGGAGACTGTATTATTAGTGAAGCACATTTCATGTTTTCACTGTCCTCAGGCTTGTCAATACATCTCCCACTCTCATTTGATGCCTCTCCTACCTGCAAAGccccaaatatttcttttaagagaCAAGCCAGTTATTCAGCTCCTTACCAAGCCATACGCCGTGCTGCGTTCATGCTCCTGTGTGATATCGGCAACGTAggcaaaaatcacagaaaaggtGACAGCAAAGACTCCAGACATggaaatgacagcaaaatacCACCTGAAACAGGCATTGCCAAAGGCAGAGTTAGAGAGCAACCACACAGTGGTCCACAACTGCTGAATTAGAATCTCCCCCTAATTCTTCCTTCAGTCCATCCTACTTCATTGCACCAGAAAGCACTCACAGCAAGCTTCACTCTGGTGGCCCATGGAGTTTTATCACTTATTTTCCCCGCACGCACTGGAAGGAAACATTGACATACCTTAATAGCGATAACGCACCTATCAGGAGACTAGGCACCAGGAGAGGAAAGACAGACTCTTTCTTCCTGACATTGAACCCTCCAGTAGAACCAGACAAGTGAATTAGTCTCGAGGCTAAGCGTCCTTCTCCACTGGACGCActcttccatctcctcctcaAATGCAACACCCACAAGTCTCCCATTGCTCAGCCCCACACTCGTTCCTCTCCTCAGAATCCCTTGGTTCTAACAGGAGTAAACTCACCACGGACTGATCTTCATAAGGGGAATTGGTGCACACGTGAAGAAgacagtgaggaggaggaaggatttCCTGCCCCAGACATCAGAGAGAGCACCAATCAGTGGGGCacttagaaaagaaagcagaccctaagacagacagacaggatgACAGAGAGAAACCCTTCAGTCAAATTCTGATTGTCGATAGCAAGAGCTTTTGACAATATCATCTAAAGACAAGAATACGAGGAGACAACCCATTCCTATTTTCTACAAGCAGGCAGTGTTACCAAAACAACAGTTTGTTAAACTGCTCACATCctttcagggaggaaaaaaaaaaacaatccctGACCAGCTAGGCGCTGCTAAACGCTCCAATTACTTCCCGTTCTCCGCGACTGCTCAGCTGGCAGCTGTGGTCTTCCCAGGCATGCCTGTGCGGCAGGGAGTTGCCCTGCCAGTACCTAAAAAGATGCTGGCACAGCTCCATCACATTAACATCTGCTGCAGTTCCAGGGAAAGCTTTCTCTTTTAGATGGAGACAAGACAGACCCGATGAGATGCCAAGGCCATTAGGCACAAATAAAATTGTTCAATGCCTTTCAAACCTGGGACGGGTGGGGAAGAGCCCTTAAGTGTACATGGGAGTGCCCAACTTGCATGAAAGCAAACCCCTCTGGGGCCATTTTTTGAGATCCTCTTGCCAGAGCCAGGGCCTAACAATCTGTTTTGCCGGAGTCCCAAGTCAGAACACACGGCTATTGCTTGTTCACTACAGTTGCCTCCAATTCTGCTCTAGGAATGCCGGTCTAAGACCAAACTCACTGTGCCGCAGCATAGTCCCTACCTTCTATCTGAGGAGAGCCTGCTGAGGCCCACTTAGTTTCAACTTCTGTTACTGATAAGTTCAGatgccattgatttttttattttgttgcgCTCCAGAATATGGTTACAGGGCTGATCTCATGCTGCTTTAGActattttcagctgaaacacaCAGCTGTTATAGCCCCAAATGCACGATGACAAGCAGCACGTTGTTAATGCTGCTCAGTAAAACCAACTGCACAAGCTACCCGATTCCTGTGCTCTCTCAATTCTTCATTTTGCGTTAGGTTTGCCAATGACCAACCCAAACTGAAGTACGAACGCCTATCTGTCACATACTGGTTGACATCAGCAAATAACACAGATTACAACGGCTTGCCACCTCTTGCACTGATTGCAGATTCAAATGAAAGCCTGGAAGGAATATTCCTTACCTTGACTCCATGGATCAGGCCATTCATCAAGAACGTATGCTGAGGAAAAGTCTGGTGTAACacctaggggaaaaaaaaaacacaaaaaaccccccagaaaACAGAGCCATTAACTTTTGCAATATCTCCATTTATTTCCGCCAGCACCTGACAGCTAGATGCCTGGAGAAGCACAATGGGGAAAATGGGCAAATTACCGCCAATGCCCTGCTGTACCCACGTGAGGAGCTCTACCTCCCCTCTCCAACATGGGCAGCCACTTTCTTTAATACTTCCCAAGTCTGTAAATTATTCCAGCAGGCTTGGGTAAGGCTAAGATACTCGGAAACATGCCTTTCTCCATCTCTACACTCTTCCCTCTGGTTTTACTTCATGCAACCATATAACTTTTCTGCTGTTCTCTCCCCCTTTTGTACTGTCAATACGTTTGATTTGCATTTCATACTACTAAGCTAACGctatatttctaaaaaaaaaaaaaaagactccctTTCTGCAGTTACCTAGATATCAGAAATCAAGTCAAAAACATGCACGACACATTAGACTTCAATGTGAGCTGGCATACCACCACtagaaaatgaatgtaaaaagCTGAGAATTCTTCCTGAAGTTGCCAAACCGGAAGTTGACAGCTCCTTAACTAAAGGCAAGTATCTGAGATGAGATTTTAAGTTTCTTTAATAAAGCTATCCCTCTGCCCTTAACTTCTGTGAACTATCAGTAAATTCTAATAATTTCAGGTCAAGTCTTTGACTCCCACTTTCCTGAAATCCtccaaaagctttcaaaaatttaACTTATGCTTTTCTCCAAGCTAAGCTACaacaattaagaaaataattgccCCACTCCATAAATAATTACTATAGCTCCAGCTtattcacacaaaaaaattcagGTACAAACCATTACACCTTGGTTTCTACTTCCTATCCTCCCAAGGCCTATGTTAAGGTCTTTACCCTCACCAGCCTGAGGTCAACTCTAGTGTAGAAGAGCCAGTATGATTCCCAGGGAGACTTACTCACCGTTAGCATCGGCGTGGTCAGCAGCCCCCAGGCAAAGAACTCCAGGAAAATGACCACCACGGCGTGGTATACGCTGGGCTCTCCAATCCCCTGTCGCTGCAAAACAGAGCTCcgtaagtaaaaaaaaaaatatgcatatcCTGATCTGCAACAGATTTGAGACGTGTGGTTGGACGTTAAAACGTCAACTCTGACCAGTCCCGAGGTGATTCACTGCTGTCTAGTGCAGGTGAGTACAAGCCATGGCATCTCTCTATCCGGGGACTGCAACACCTGCCTCTCCTACAAAgctaaatgttttccatttttttctccaagcacTAATATCTTTGATACCATTACACTTTCTCTAAACATGGCCAACCGTATCATCCTTTCAAATCCTTGCCTTAAGgactttgaaatgaaatgtctcAATTCTCTGAATATTTTCACAGCAGTACATGCAACGCCCCAGAAGAGACTCTGGGAGTTTGGGAAGGCAATTTGACTCCTCAGCACCGACTCCATCTACCCAGCATGGCGGGAAAGGCACAGTCCTTAGatcagctgttaaaaaaaaaaaaaaaacaaaaacgaacaaaacacaacacatcTCAAGGCCTTGCttatctttctttccttaaagaTTTGTCATGGCTCTCTCAGGGCAGCGTTTGTTCTGTCACTTTTTGAAGTGCCAGACCTCAGCTGCTAGCCCAGGACACACCTGCAAAGTCACGAGCtcacaaggaaaacaaatcacaaGGAACAGGACAAAAGCACACAAGTTTGAGCGGAATTACATCAGGGAACTGCACAGGCCAAACATTCAGTAGCACAATGTGCTTTTCCACAGGAGCCCATTTCTTACATTAGCAAACCACATGATCTGACCTCACCAAGAAGTGTAGTCCAGCACTGATACATTATTAATAAAACCACCTGAAATGTCTGCAATCCCTGCAATTTAGACAGCTTCTAACAGCTTGAAGAGTATCcggaagttaaaaaaaacccaaactcccATCAACTGCACAAATCTCAAACTCAAAGGGATATTGGATTTGGTATGGGAAACCTCAAATCCATGGGCAACCCACTGTGCTCTTGAGATACATCTTTGGTGCACGAAATGATTTGTATCTGTATCAGTACCCTGCCTCCAGCATTCACTCCTGACAGACTCCCAGGGACAGGAATTCAAGAAACTTGGCACGTGAAGAGCAATCTTTTACCCAGTCACATCCTCTCAGGTTTTGACAGAATAACACTGCGTTTCAGCTAACTAATGCAGCTGTGAGTTATTTGAAATACGAGAAGGCAGCGAGAGACATTATTCTGCTGAAGTGTTGTTTACGTTCACAGAGTCTATTAGAACCGTCTCCCGCAGACAGGCTAAATCTGCTTAAAAACCAAATCAACATAAGAAGCACCCTACCCAAGGGGAACATGGTCATTAAAAGGAGCCAGCTTTATTGCACGCAAATGAGAGAATGTTTTGCAGCAGAGGGAGAAGGCCCAAGGCGGCACGGAGCCAGTAATTAAGAGTACAGCTATCATTACCCACCTTGCGCTCCACAGAGAagccctctcctcttcccttcatcatCCCCCTTTCTATCCTCTCAAGCAGTTACACGTTTCTACCACTTGACTGCAACAAAATTAACACTCAATCTCTCTTTACAGAGTAGGTCCAGATCCAACCTGTTCACAGCTTACCGTCACTCCTTCCACTCGTCAATTATTGCGTTAGACTTCTTAAACAATTTAGGATACGCGGTCACCCCACCGAACCACTGCTCTAGAGGATGCACGGCTGTTACCGCAAAATATAAAGATGCTACAGAACAAAGTAAGAAGATGCAGAAAGAGGCTAGGGGGACAGGCCAGCGCCTCACGACCAGCACTACTGTTTCTCAAGAGAGCAAGCCCAGAGGGAAAGAGCTTGCAACCATCTTAAGCTCAGGTGCGCCCACTTCAAAGCTGTCTTTGTACAGGCACGACGCTGTCGCCCGCACTATGTGGAGCCTCCACAGCGCTGTTCCTCTCCCACAGCAAAGAACTCCACTCAAAAGAGGTAAATATTT
This window of the Grus americana isolate bGruAme1 chromosome 28, bGruAme1.mat, whole genome shotgun sequence genome carries:
- the LOC129197208 gene encoding hippocampus abundant transcript 1 protein-like; its protein translation is MTGEKKKKKRLNRSVLLAKKIVIRDGAGRQGIGEPSVYHAVVVIFLEFFAWGLLTTPMLTVLHQTFPQHTFLMNGLIHGVKGLLSFLSAPLIGALSDVWGRKSFLLLTVFFTCAPIPLMKISPWWYFAVISMSGVFAVTFSVIFAYVADITQEHERSTAYGLVSATFAASLVTSPAIGAYLSQAYGDTLVVVLASGVALLDIGFILLAVPESLPEEMRPVSWGAPISWEQADPFASLRKVGQDSTVLLICITVFLSYLPEAGQYSSFFLYLRQVIGFSSETVAAFIGVVGILSILAQTVVLGILMRSIGNKNTILLGLGFQILQLAWYGFGSQPWMMWAAGAVAAMSSITFPAISAMVSRNADPDQQGVVQGMITGIRGLCNGLGPALYGFVFYLFHVELNEMAEVETLGKASKPNMANPTDESSIIPGPPFLFGACSVLLSLLVALFIPEHNLALRSGGHKKHSNGAQTHTHSPQAGGSDGKEPLLEDSSV